In Alteracholeplasma palmae J233, a single genomic region encodes these proteins:
- a CDS encoding glucose-6-phosphate isomerase yields MMGLELDLTNVEKFLKIDYKKYDKKIKEIHQMIHNKTGLGNDYLGWIDLPYHYDKEELKRIESLKEKNKDLEVLVVIGIGGSYLGSKAGLEFVKKPFTKEKTEIIFAGHQLSGEYLYHLVEYLKDKNYAINVISKSGTTTEPAVAFRILKKEIEEKYGKAEAKNRIFVTTDKKRGALFTQATNEGYEKFIIPDSVGGRYSVLTAVGLLPFVFAGLDVKSMLEGAQKAFDDANSDDIKNNLAYQYALTRYLLNQENNKKIEMLINYEPKLNFFSEWWKQLFGESEGKENKGLFVASASFTTDLHSLGQYIQEGQRTLFETVLKVKNNDKDLSIPKDKDDLDELNYISNKSLSYVNNKALLGTMIAHVSGNVPNILLTIDKLDTYHFGYLVYFFEIACAMSAYLLEINPFNQPGVEAYKKNMFALLGKKGYENILK; encoded by the coding sequence ATAATGGGATTAGAGTTAGATTTAACTAATGTAGAAAAGTTCTTAAAAATAGATTATAAAAAATATGATAAAAAGATAAAAGAAATACATCAAATGATTCATAATAAAACAGGATTAGGTAATGATTATCTTGGTTGGATAGATCTTCCATATCACTATGATAAAGAAGAACTTAAAAGAATTGAATCACTAAAAGAAAAGAATAAAGACTTAGAAGTCTTAGTGGTTATTGGTATTGGTGGATCATATCTTGGTTCTAAAGCAGGATTAGAATTTGTAAAAAAACCTTTTACTAAAGAAAAAACAGAAATTATTTTTGCAGGTCATCAATTATCAGGAGAATATTTATATCATTTAGTTGAATATTTAAAAGATAAGAATTATGCAATCAATGTTATTTCAAAATCAGGAACAACCACAGAACCAGCAGTAGCATTTAGAATTCTTAAAAAAGAAATTGAAGAAAAATATGGTAAAGCTGAAGCTAAAAATAGAATTTTTGTGACAACAGATAAGAAACGTGGAGCTTTATTTACTCAGGCAACTAATGAAGGATATGAAAAATTTATTATTCCAGATTCAGTAGGTGGAAGATATAGCGTTTTAACAGCTGTTGGATTATTACCATTTGTTTTTGCAGGATTAGATGTTAAGTCTATGTTAGAAGGCGCTCAAAAAGCGTTTGATGATGCGAATAGTGATGATATTAAAAACAATCTAGCTTATCAATATGCTTTAACAAGATACTTACTTAATCAAGAAAATAATAAGAAAATTGAAATGCTAATTAATTATGAACCTAAATTAAATTTCTTTTCTGAATGGTGGAAACAATTATTCGGAGAATCAGAAGGAAAAGAAAATAAAGGATTATTTGTAGCATCCGCATCCTTTACAACTGATTTACACTCTCTTGGACAATATATTCAAGAAGGACAAAGAACTTTGTTTGAAACAGTTTTAAAAGTTAAAAATAACGATAAAGATTTAAGCATCCCAAAAGACAAAGATGACTTAGATGAATTAAACTATATTTCAAATAAATCACTTTCATATGTTAATAATAAAGCACTTCTTGGCACGATGATTGCCCATGTTTCAGGAAATGTACCCAATATATTATTAACAATAGATAAACTAGATACGTATCATTTTGGATACTTAGTTTACTTTTTTGAAATAGCTTGCGCAATGTCTGCTTACTTACTAGAAATAAATCCTTTTAATCAACCTGGGGTTGAAGCATATAAAAAAAATATGTTCGCTCTTCTAGGTAAAAAAGGATATGAAAACATATTAAAATAA
- the tsaE gene encoding tRNA (adenosine(37)-N6)-threonylcarbamoyltransferase complex ATPase subunit type 1 TsaE — MIKITHDFNETIEFGKWLGEILKNRKTVVLLEGDLGAGKTTFTKGLAKALGITRNISSPTFTIMKSYEFNHDKIMHHLDLYRLTENTEDYDLLEYIEEGDLVVIEWPKQAPQLLPKNYIEIFIKYIDDNTREFEINLFGDTTDLEMLK, encoded by the coding sequence ATGATTAAAATCACTCATGATTTTAACGAAACCATTGAATTTGGAAAATGGCTAGGAGAAATTCTAAAAAATAGAAAAACAGTTGTTTTATTAGAAGGCGATTTAGGGGCTGGAAAAACTACGTTTACTAAAGGCCTTGCAAAAGCACTAGGTATTACTAGAAATATTAGTAGTCCAACTTTTACCATTATGAAAAGTTATGAGTTCAATCATGATAAAATCATGCACCATCTAGACTTATATAGACTAACTGAAAATACTGAAGATTACGATTTATTAGAATACATTGAAGAAGGTGACTTGGTTGTGATTGAATGGCCTAAACAAGCACCACAATTACTTCCAAAAAACTATATAGAAATATTTATTAAATATATTGATGATAATACAAGAGAATTTGAAATCAACTTATTTGGCGACACAACAGATTTGGAGATGCTAAAATGA
- a CDS encoding S1 RNA-binding domain-containing protein → MKEKTKVCCTVTGIQNYGVFVSCGEYQGLIHISEISDKYVANINSLFEIGESIQACILESDEINKKLTLSYKKAHIINPKVLNQVDIKIGFKSLENKLPEWIEDKKEKK, encoded by the coding sequence ATGAAAGAAAAAACCAAAGTTTGTTGCACTGTCACAGGAATTCAAAACTATGGTGTTTTTGTAAGCTGTGGGGAATACCAAGGTCTTATTCATATTTCTGAAATTTCTGATAAATATGTGGCTAATATTAATAGTTTGTTTGAAATAGGTGAAAGCATCCAAGCATGTATTTTAGAAAGTGATGAAATAAATAAGAAGTTGACTCTTAGTTATAAAAAAGCACATATTATTAACCCCAAGGTGTTAAACCAAGTAGATATTAAGATTGGATTCAAGTCATTAGAAAATAAATTACCTGAATGGATTGAAGATAAAAAGGAGAAAAAATAA
- the rimI gene encoding ribosomal protein S18-alanine N-acetyltransferase, whose translation MIQPLTINDLDKIVILENNQLKSSLGYDFLKQELEENPYAYHLVIKDKDEVIGYLSSRIFEDTSELLNIVVDKKYQNQKYGSKLLEHLINELKKRKIKTLILEVRPSNIGAQRLYHKYNFKHILSRKNYYKDEDAYVFLWENESL comes from the coding sequence ATGATACAACCACTAACAATAAATGATTTAGATAAAATAGTTATTTTAGAAAACAATCAACTTAAAAGTAGTTTAGGTTATGATTTTCTCAAACAAGAGTTAGAAGAAAACCCCTATGCATATCATTTAGTCATAAAAGATAAAGATGAAGTTATCGGCTATTTAAGTTCAAGAATTTTTGAAGATACCTCAGAACTATTAAATATTGTAGTAGATAAAAAATATCAAAATCAAAAGTATGGTTCTAAATTATTAGAACACTTAATCAATGAATTAAAAAAAAGAAAAATAAAGACCCTTATCTTAGAAGTTAGACCAAGTAATATAGGCGCACAACGCTTATATCATAAATATAACTTCAAGCATATCTTAAGTAGAAAAAACTACTATAAAGATGAAGACGCCTATGTTTTCTTATGGGAGAATGAAAGTTTATGA
- the tsaD gene encoding tRNA (adenosine(37)-N6)-threonylcarbamoyltransferase complex transferase subunit TsaD, with translation MIILSVESSCDETSVAITKDGKEVLSNIVLSQIDIHKVFGGVVPEVASRQHVEHMTQVFSEAILKANITIEEIDFVAVTQGPGLIGALLVGINAAVAFAYSHDKPIMGVNHLFGHIYASQIENEMKFPAVALLVSGGHTELLYIKDHYQIEQLGSTLDDAVGEAYDKVARSLGLPYPGGPVVDKLAHTGKDTYKLPRPYLNKEEFNFSFSGLKSAVINLVHNAEQRNEKIDVANMCASFQESVTDVLVDKTKRCAAKYNVKQIIVAGGVAANKGLREKLAEQIKDIEIIIPSIKYCTDQAAMIGIAAYYQNKIEPAKKDYFIKGDSTLDINQS, from the coding sequence ATGATAATATTATCAGTAGAATCCAGTTGTGATGAAACAAGCGTTGCCATCACAAAAGATGGAAAAGAAGTTTTATCCAATATAGTTTTATCACAAATAGATATACACAAAGTATTTGGTGGAGTAGTGCCCGAAGTAGCCTCAAGACAACACGTTGAACATATGACACAAGTGTTTTCAGAAGCTATCTTGAAAGCTAATATTACCATAGAAGAAATTGACTTTGTTGCGGTTACACAAGGTCCAGGATTAATAGGAGCTTTACTTGTAGGAATTAATGCCGCTGTAGCCTTTGCATATAGTCATGATAAACCTATTATGGGAGTAAACCATTTATTTGGGCATATCTATGCTTCACAAATTGAAAATGAAATGAAATTTCCAGCAGTAGCCTTACTTGTTTCAGGAGGACATACTGAACTTTTATATATTAAAGATCATTATCAAATAGAACAATTAGGCTCTACCTTAGATGATGCGGTAGGAGAAGCTTATGATAAGGTTGCTCGTAGTTTGGGGCTTCCATACCCTGGTGGACCAGTTGTTGATAAACTTGCTCATACAGGAAAAGATACTTATAAGCTACCAAGACCTTATTTAAACAAAGAAGAATTTAATTTTAGTTTCTCAGGACTTAAAAGCGCAGTCATTAATTTAGTTCATAATGCAGAACAAAGAAATGAAAAAATTGATGTTGCTAATATGTGTGCCTCATTTCAAGAAAGTGTCACAGATGTTTTAGTAGATAAAACAAAAAGATGCGCAGCTAAATATAACGTTAAACAAATTATTGTTGCTGGTGGGGTTGCTGCTAATAAAGGATTAAGAGAAAAGTTAGCAGAACAAATAAAAGATATTGAAATTATTATTCCAAGTATTAAATATTGTACAGATCAAGCCGCAATGATTGGTATTGCAGCATACTATCAAAATAAAATAGAACCAGCTAAAAAAGATTACTTTATCAAAGGTGATTCTACTTTAGACATTAATCAATCATAA
- the tsaB gene encoding tRNA (adenosine(37)-N6)-threonylcarbamoyltransferase complex dimerization subunit type 1 TsaB, producing the protein MKKQLIFDVATDTQIVIYAVDSKIITKEIRVGKKDHAAYMIPLIDKVLKENNLTIKQIDQIIVGSGPGSYTGIRVAVMTAKMLSYTNQIDLYEISSLNLLTSGYEGIKTPMIDARNNNYFSASYDDEKVILKEALYAIDDLSKYQNHIVINSDTIKVNLENAQKFYQKVLDVHAFTPKYLRVTEAERNHDTTTNNK; encoded by the coding sequence ATGAAAAAACAATTAATCTTTGATGTGGCAACAGACACCCAAATAGTCATATACGCAGTCGATTCTAAAATAATTACCAAAGAAATAAGAGTAGGTAAAAAAGATCATGCTGCATATATGATTCCTTTAATTGATAAAGTTTTAAAAGAAAACAATTTAACAATTAAACAGATAGACCAAATCATTGTTGGAAGTGGTCCTGGCTCATATACAGGAATTAGGGTTGCTGTAATGACTGCTAAAATGCTTTCCTACACGAATCAAATAGATTTATATGAAATAAGCAGCTTAAACCTTTTAACAAGTGGATATGAAGGTATTAAAACACCGATGATTGATGCTAGAAATAACAATTATTTTAGTGCTAGTTATGATGATGAAAAAGTCATTTTAAAAGAAGCATTGTATGCTATAGATGATTTAAGCAAATATCAAAATCATATTGTTATTAATAGTGATACAATTAAAGTTAATTTAGAAAACGCACAAAAGTTTTATCAGAAAGTATTAGATGTCCATGCATTTACTCCAAAGTATCTAAGAGTAACGGAGGCAGAAAGAAATCATGATACAACCACTAACAATAAATGA
- a CDS encoding DUF3307 domain-containing protein, with the protein MLFLKLLLIFHILGYFYFQKDRTSLVKKEKKLLLTLSILMYAIAFIPLFWISNNIVLVIVTILSLSFVYYIFDLIGSKINNLEKEKRIFFINQIVHILFVVAFWLMLKDTFTGMDAVNSFFLQNDIQISVEKIISIILILLIIIKPAALIVEKCLPKQSSDETESTSEKEKSESNVNYGGIIGVLERVTIALLAILNLWSSIALVLTAKSIARFKQLEDKNFAQKYLIGTLLSLIITLLTILLFL; encoded by the coding sequence ATGCTATTTTTAAAACTATTGTTAATTTTTCATATTTTAGGGTATTTTTATTTTCAAAAAGATAGAACAAGCTTAGTGAAAAAAGAAAAAAAATTACTTTTAACATTGAGTATTCTAATGTATGCCATTGCATTTATTCCTTTATTTTGGATTAGTAATAATATTGTTTTGGTAATAGTTACTATACTTAGCCTTTCGTTTGTATATTACATCTTTGATTTAATTGGTTCTAAAATAAATAATCTTGAAAAAGAAAAAAGGATATTTTTCATTAATCAAATAGTTCATATTTTATTTGTAGTTGCATTTTGGTTGATGTTAAAAGATACATTTACCGGAATGGATGCAGTTAATAGTTTTTTCCTCCAAAATGATATACAAATATCAGTAGAAAAGATTATAAGTATTATCCTTATACTACTAATTATTATAAAACCAGCGGCATTAATTGTGGAAAAATGTCTTCCAAAACAGTCTTCTGATGAAACAGAAAGTACAAGTGAAAAAGAAAAAAGTGAATCAAATGTAAACTATGGTGGAATTATTGGTGTTCTAGAACGAGTTACTATTGCCTTGCTTGCTATTTTGAATTTATGGTCATCGATAGCATTAGTTTTAACAGCTAAATCAATAGCTAGATTTAAACAGTTAGAGGATAAAAATTTTGCACAAAAGTATCTAATTGGTACATTATTAAGTTTGATTATTACATTATTAACAATATTATTATTTTTGTGA